The following are encoded together in the Lathyrus oleraceus cultivar Zhongwan6 chromosome 3, CAAS_Psat_ZW6_1.0, whole genome shotgun sequence genome:
- the LOC127127068 gene encoding ATP-dependent helicase BRM — protein sequence MQSGGAGSSGPGRNPAGRAASTSSAAASPSSSSSAASLMGLDSLQQQQQIIGSSRQSFQQQLRRKPEGNEAVLAYQAGLQGVFGNNNFSSSTAMQRPQQPRNFFDSAQHGPNQGQGIEQQMLSPVQQAYYQYALQSSQQKSALAIQSQQQSKMEMSGPTSVKDQEMRMGNFKLQELMAMQAPNHGQGSTSRNSSEHFSHDEKRIEHGHQLAPDKKNEEKPSAHGPAIGHLMPGNIIRPVQALSTQQSMPSAMNNQIAMSAQLRAMQEWAHERNIDLSQPANANLVAQLFPLMQSRMIQQPKENITSIVAQSSSVPVSNQQVTSPEVASEGSARANSSSGVSEQVVSAKARQTAPPSHLGLPINAGVAGNSSDMAVQQFSLHSRDARGSSKQSVVAGNGMPYMHPHQSSANMSLGADSSLNAKASSCGSGSEHAKMQYNQQLTQHASQAGGLTKEGGSGNYTKPQGGPSHTAQKRVSFTKHQLHVLKAQILAFRRLKKGESTLPQELLQAITPPPLHLQVKQPIHSAGGQNQDKSAGNTVVEQIRRNDSNTKDSQPITSLDGNSSKQETFARDQKSTGAAVHRQAMPSVTTVSVGKEEQQSFGCSAKSDQETERGINRAPVRTELALDKGKAVASQATITDTAQINKPAQSSTVGQPKDTGPTKKYHGPLFDFPFFTRKHDSFGSSMMVNNNNNNLSLAYDVKELLYEEGMEVFNKRRTENLKKIEGLLAVNLERKRIRPDLVLRLQIEEKKLRLIDLQARLRDEIDQQQQEIMAMPDRPYRKFVRLCERQRVELARQVQSSQKAVREKQLKSIFQWRKKLLEVHWAIRDARTARNRGVAKYHEKMLKEFSKHKDDDRNKRMEALKNNDVDRYREMLLEQQTSLPGDAAERYTVLSTFLTQTEEYLQKLGSKITSAKNHQEVEEAAKAAAAAARLQGLSEEEVRAAAACAGEEVMIRNRFTEMNAPNDGSSSVSKYYNLAHAVNEKVLRQPSMLRAGTLREYQLVGLQWMLSLYNNKLNGILADEMGLGKTVQVMALIAYLMEFKGNYGPHLIIVPNAVLVNWKSELHTWLPSVSCIFYVGMKDHRSKLFSQEVMAMKFNVLVTTYEFIMYDRAKLSKIDWRYIVIDEAQRMKDRESVLARDLDRYRCHRRLLLTGTPLQNDLKELWSLLNLLLPEVFDNKKAFNDWFSKPFQKEDPTQNAEDDWLETEKKVIIIHRLHQILEPFMLRRRVEEVEGSLPPKVSMVLRCRMSAFQSAIYDWIKSTGTLRLNPEEEKLRMQKSPLYQAKQYKTLNNRCMELRKTCNHPLLNYPFFNDLSKEFIVKSCGKLWMLDRILVKLQRTGHRVLLFSTMTKLLDILEEYLQWRRLVYRRIDGTTTLDDRESAIVDFNSPNSDCFIFLLSIRAAGRGLNLQSADTVVIYDPDPNPKNEEQAVARAHRIGQKREVKVIYMEAVVDKISSHQKEDERRSRGTIDMEDELAGKDRYIGSIESLIRSNIQQYKIDMADEVINAGRFDQRTTHEERRLTLETLLHDEERCQETVHDVPSLQEVNRMIARNEEEVELFDQMDEEEEWLEEMTRYDQVPKWLRANTREVSAAIAASSKRPSKKNTLSGGNVALESSEMGSERRRGRPKGKKNPNYKELEDEIEESSEEIYEDRNEDSAHDEDDGYCGADGAQPGDKHKLENVTPSDAEYEFPRSSEGARNIHVVKEIGSPASSADGQRPTQTVSPSVSSQKFASLSALDAKPSSVSKRMGHELEEGEIAVSGESHMYHQQSGSWIHDRDEGEEEQVLQKPKIKRKRSLRVRPRHTMERPGEKSGSEMASLQRGESSLLLNNKYQLQTRVGPESKSLGDSSKHDKKEPLFKNKRNLPSRKVPNASKLHGPPKSSRLNCTSSPSEDSGEHSRESWKGKPINLSGSAAHGTKMAEIIQRGCKNVISKLQRRIDKEGHQIVPLLTDLWKRIENSGFSGGSGNKLLDLRKIDQRIDRLEYNGVMELVFDVQFMLKSAMHFYGYSYEVRSEARKVHDLFFDIIKVAFSDIDFGEARSALSFSSQVSASAVASPRQVTAGPSSKRKRGKNDMVTDPFPTQKSPQRGSTSNGESGRIKVQLPQKVSKTGSGSSSAREQLQHDSPSLLVHPGELVVCKKKRNEREKPWGKSRIGATGPISPPSLVLAMRSPTSGSGSTPRADRGQKPNGSGGSVGWANPVKRMRTDSGKRRPSHM from the exons ATGCAATCTGGCGGCGCCGGCAGCAGTGGGCCCGGCCGGAATCCGGCAGGGCGGGCAGCGTCGACGTCGTCAGCGGCTGCATCGCCGTCTTCTTCGTCTTCGGCGGCCTCTCTCATGGGATTGGACTCATTGCAGCAGCAACAGCAGATAATAGGTTCTTCTAGACAG TCATTTCAACAGCAACTGCGTAGAAAACCTGAAGGGAATGAAGCGGTGCTGGCATATCAAGCAGGGCTTCAAGGAGTATTTGGGAATAACAATTTCTCATCTTCTACGGCCATGCAACGGCCTCAGCAGCCTCGAAATTTTTTTGATTCAGCTCAACATGGACCCAACCAGGGTCAAGGCATTGAGCAGCAGATGCTAAGTCCTGTCCAACAAGCATATTATCAATATGCTCTCCAGAGTTCTCAACAAAAGTCTGCTTTGGCAATACAGTCACAACAGCAATCTAAAATGGAAATGTCAGGTCCCACATCTGTTAAGGATCAAGAAATGCGAATGGGAAATTTTAAATTGCAGGAGCTTATGGCAATGCAGGCACCGAATCATGGCCAAGGATCAACTTCTAGGAATTCATCTGAACATTTTTCTCATGATGAAAAGAGGATAGAGCATGGACATCAGCTAGCTCCTGATAAGAAGAATGAAGAAAAGCCTTCAGCTCATGGACCAGCCATTGGGCATTTGATGCCTGGGAATATTATAAGGCCTGTGCAAGCACTATCAACTCAGCAGAGCATGCCAAGTGCTATGAACAACCAGATTGCTATGTCTGCTCAACTCCGAGCTATGCAGGAATGGGCACATGAACGGAATATTGATCTATCACAACCTGCAAATGCTAACTTAGTGGCTCAGCTCTTTCCCTTGATGCAATCAAGGATGATTCAACAACCAAAGGAAAACATTACTAGCATTGTTGCTCAGTCATCCTCTGTCCCCGTTTCAAACCAGCAGGTTACTTCTCCGGAAGTTGCAAGCGAGGGATCTGCTCGTGCTAATTCATCTAGTGGTGTGTCTGAACAGGTAGTTTCTGCAAAAGCCAGGCAGACAGCTCCACCCAGCCATTTGGGCTTACCCATCAATGCTGGTGTGGCTGGAAACTCCAGTGACATGGCAGTGCAGCAGTTCAGTCTTCATAGTAGAGATGCTCGAGGATCTTCGAAGCAATCTGTTGTAGCTGGTAATGGAATGCCTTATATGCATCCACATCAATCTTCTGCAAACATGAGCTTAGGTGCTGATAGTTCTTTGAATGCAAAAGCTTCATCATGTGGATCTGGTTCGGAACATGCAAAAATGCAGTACAACCAACAATTAACCCAACATGCTTCCCAGGCTGGAGGGCTGACAAAGGAAGGAGGCTCCGGAAATTATACCAAACCTCAAGGGGGACCGTCTCATACGGCTCAAAAACGAGTTAGTTTTACCAAACATCAGCTCCATGTTCTTAAAGCACAGATACTAGCATTTAGGCGGCTGAAG AAAGGTGAAAGTACACTTCCCCAAGAACTTCTTCAGGCCATTACTCCACCACCTCTTCATTTGCAAGTGAAGCAGCCAATTCACTCTGCAGGAGGCCAGAATCAGGATAAATCTGCGGGAAATACTGTGGTAGAACAAATAAGGAGGAATGATTCCAATACCAAGGATTCACAGCCAATCACATCTCTTGATGGAAATTCTTCAAAGCAGGAAACTTTCGCAAGAGATCAGAAATCCACTGGAGCAGCAGTTCATAGGCAAGCTATGCCTTCTGTGACAACGGTCTCTGTTGGAAAGGAAGAGCAGCAATCCTTTGGATGCTCTGCTAAGTCAGACCAGGAAACTGAACGTGGGATTAACAGAGCTCCTGTTAGAACTGAGTTAGCATTAGATAAAGGAAAGGCTGTCGCCTCCCAGGCTACCATAACTGACACTGCACAAATTAATAAACCTGCACAGTCAAGCACTGTTGGCCAGCCAAAGGATACAGGACCCACCAAAAAATATCATGGGCCCCTATTTGATTTTCCTTTCTTCACTAGGAAACATGATTCCTTTGGGTCATCAATGATGgtaaacaacaacaacaataatttGTCACTGGCATATGATGTAAAAGAGCTTCTTTACGAGGAAGGCATGGAAGTTTTTAACAAGAGAAGGACAGAGAATTTAAAGAAGATTGAAGGATTACTTGCGGTAAACTTAGAGAGGAAAAGAATTAGGCCAGATCTTGTATTGAGGTTGCAAATTGAAGAGAAAAAGCTTCGCCTTATAGATCTTCAGGCACGTTTAAGAGATGAGATTGATCAACAGCAACAAGAGATAATGGCAATGCCAGATAGGCCATATCGCAAGTTTGTTCGGCTGTGCGAACGTCAGCGTGTGGAACTCGCTAGACAAGTACAGTCATCTCAGAAAGCTGTAAGGGAGAAGCAACTGAAATCTATATTCCAATGGCGCAAGAAGCTTCTTGAAGTTCACTGGGCCATTCGTGATGCCCGAACTGCCCGCAATAGAGGGGTGGCCAAATATCACGAAAAGATGTTGAAAGAGTTCTCAAAACATAAGGATGATGACAGGAACAAGAGGATGGAGGCCTTAAaaaacaatgatgttgacagatATAGGGAGATGTTGCTGGAGCAACAGACTAGCCTTCCAGGTGATGCTGCGGAGAGATACACTGTACTTTCAACTTTCTTAACTCAAACTGAAGAGTATCTCCAAAAATTAGGAAGTAAGATAACTTCTGCCAAAAATCATCAGGAAGTGGAGGAGGCAGCAAAAGCTGCAGCAGCTGCCGCACGATTACAG GGTCTTTCTGAAGAAGAAGTCAGAGCTGCAGCAGCTTGTGCTGGAGAAGAAGTGATGATTAGAAATCGTTTTACAGAGATGAATGCTCCAAATGATGGCTCATCTTCTGTCAGCAA GTATTACAACCTTGCTCATGCTGTGAATGAAAAAGTTTTAAGGCAGCCATCAATGTTGCGGGCTGGAACACTGAGAGAGTATCAGCTT GTTGGATTGCAATGGATGCTTTCTTTGTATAACAACAAATTAAATGGAATTTTGGCTGATGAGATGGGTCTTGGCAAAACAGTCCAG GTTATGGCGTTAATTGCATACTTAATGGAATTTAAAGGAAACTATGGCCCACATCTTATAATAGTTCCAAACGCCGTTTTGGTTAACTGGAAG AGTGAATTGCATACTTGGTTACCATCTGTGTCATGCATTTTTTATGTTGGAATGAAGGATCACCGGTCAAAATTATTTTCTCAA GAGGTTATGGCTATGAAATTTAATGTCCTTGTGACTACTTATGAGTTCATCATGTATGACCGAGCAAAGCTTTCAAAAATTGATTGGAGGTATATCGTAATTGATGAAGCTCAGAGAATGAAGGATAGAGAGTCAGTTTTAGCTCGTGATCTTGATAGATATCGGTGTCACAGACGCCTGCTTCTGACAGGAACACCTTTACAG AATGATTTGAAGGAACTTTGGTCACTCTTAAATTTACTTCTTCCTGAGGTTTTTGACAATAAGAAAGCCTTTAATGATTGGTTCTCAAAACCATTTCAAAAGGAAGATCCCACCCAAAATGCAGAGGATGATTGGCTTGAGACAGAGAAGAAAGTTATCATTATCCATCGGCTTCATCAGATTCTTGAGCCTTTCATGCTCAGGCGCCGTGTTGAAGAGGTTGAAGGCTCGCTACCACCAAAG GTATCCATGGTTTTACGATGTAGAATGTCAGCCTTCCAGAGTGCCATTTATGACTGGATCAAATCAACCGGAACCCTTCGTCTTAATCCTGAGGAAGAGAAACTCCGGATGCAAAAAAGCCCGTTATACCAGGCAAAGCAGTATAAAACTTTAAATAATAGATGCATGGAGCTACGGAAAACTTGCAATCATCCATTGCTTAATTACCCATTTTTTAATGATTTATCCAAAGAGTTTATAGTAAAAAGTTGTGGGAAATTGTGGATGCTAGATAGGATTCTCGTAAAACTTCAAAGAACCGGACATCGAGTTTTGCTGTTTAGTACCATGACAAAACTCCTAGACATATTGGAAGAGTACTTGCAATGGCGAAGGCTTGTGTACAGAAGAATTGATGGGACAACAACTTTGGATGACCGTGAATCAGCTATAGTAGACTTCAATAGCCCTAATTCTGACTGTTTCATCTTCTTGCTTAGTATCCGGGCTGCTGGGAGAGGCCTTAACCTTCAGTCTGCTGACACAGTAGTCATATATGATCCTGACCCAAACCCTAAAAATGAAGAGCAGGCTGTGGCTAGAGCTCATCGCATTGGACAAAAAAGAGAAGTCAAAGTTATCTACATGGAAGCTGTTGTTGACAAAATCTCTAGCCATCAGAAGGAGGATGAACGGAGAAGCAGAGGCACTATTGATATGGAGGATGAGCTTGCAGGTAAGGATCGTTATATAGGATCCATCGAGAGCCTCATAAGGAGCAATATTCAACAATATAAGATTGATATGGCTGATGAGGTTATTAATGCTGGACGTTTTGATCAAAGGACAACACATGAAGAGAGGCGTTTGACTTTAGAGACATTATTGCATGATGAAGAACGGTGTCAAGAAACTGTCCACGATGTTCCTTCATTGCAGGAGGTAAATCGCATGATTGCTAGGAATGAAGAGGAAGTTGAATTGTTTGATCAAAtggatgaagaagaggaatgGCTTGAGGAGATGACTCGGTATGATCAGGTGCCTAAGTGGCTTCGAGCCAATACAAGAGAAGTGAGTGCTGCTATTGCCGCTTCATCAAAAAGACCATCAAAGAAGAACACTTTATCGGGTGGTAATGTTGCCTTGGAATCCAGTGAAATGGGTTCTGAACGGAGAAGGGGGCGACCAAAGGGAAAAAAGAATCCTAATTATAAAGAGTTGGAAGATGAAATTGAAGAATCCTCTGAAGAAATCTATGAAGACAGAAATGAAGATTCTGCACATGATGAAGATGATGGGTATTGTGGGGCTGATGGAGCTCAACCCGGGGATAAACATAAGTTGGAAAATGTTACTCCTTCTGATGCTGAATATGAATTTCCTAGGTCTTCAGAAGGTGCTAGAAATATTCACGTGGTTAAAGAAATCGGTTCCCCAGCATCGTCTGCAGACGGTCAAAGACCAACACAAACAGTGTCACCATCAGTTTCTTCTCAGAAATTTGCTTCCCTGTCTGCGCTGGATGCCAAGCCAAGTTCAGTCTCGAAAAGGATG GGACATGAGTTAGAGGAAGGGGAAATTGCAGTATCTGGTGAATCTCACATGTATCATCAACAGTCGGGAAGTTGGATTCATGATCGTGATGAAGGTGAGGAAGAACAGGTTTTGCAGAAACCCAAGATTAAGCGTAAACGTAGTCTTCGTGTTCGGCCTCGTCACACCATGGAAAGGCCCGGGGAAAAGTCTGGCAGTGAGATGGCATCTCTTCAACGTGGAGAATCATCTCTTTTGCTAAACAATAAATATCAATTGCAAACAAGGGTTGGCCCAGAATCAAAATCACTTGGAGATTCCAGTAAGCATGATAAGAAAGAACCTTTATTTAAAAATAAGCGAAATTTACCTTCAAGGAAAGTACCCAATGCATCCAAATTACATGGCCCACCTAAGTCCAGTCGTTTGAACTGCACATCTTCTCCTTCAGAAGATAGTGGTGAACACTCTAGAGAAAGTTGGAAGGGGAAGCCTATCAATTTAAGTGGATCTGCAGCTCATGGCACTAAAATGGCTGAAATCATCCAGAGAGGG TGTAAAAATGTAATTAGCAAACTTCAAAGGAGAATAGACAAGGAAGGCCATCAAATTGTACCTTTGCTGACAGATTTATGGAAGAGGATTGAGAATTCTGGGTTCTCCGGTGGTTCTGGGAACAAACTCTTGGATTTAAGAAAGATTGACCAGCGAATTGATAGACTGGAGTACAATGGAGTAATGGAGCTTGTGTTTGATGTGCAATTCATGCTGAAGAGTGCAATGCATTTCTATGGGTACTCATATGAG GTAAGATCTGAAGCAAGGAAGGTTCATGATCTCTTTTTTGACATAATAAAAGTCGCATTTTCTGATATTGACTTCGGAGAAGCAAGAAGTGCACTTTCTTTTTCTAGTCAAGTTTCTGCCAGCGCAGTAGCATCCCCAAGGCAAGTGACTGCTGGTCCAAGTAGTAAGAGAAAGAGAGGGAAGAATGATATGGTGACTGATCCATTCCCTACTCAAAAGTCGCCACAACGTGGATCCACTTCCAACGGCGAAAGTGGCAGGATCAAAGTCCAATTGCCGCAGAAGGTATCAAAAACTGGAAGTGGCAGTTCCAGTGCCAGGGAGCAACTTCAGCATGATAGTCCTTCACTGCTTGTTCACCCAGGTGAACTGGTTGTATGCAAGAAGAAAAGAAATGAGAGAGAAAAGCCATGGGGGAAGTCTAGGATTGGAGCAACTGGTCCTATTTCACCACCTAGCCTGGTTCTTGCCATGAGAAGTCCaacttcaggttcaggttctaCCCCTAGGGCCGACCGTGGTCAGAAACCAAATGGGTCTGGTGGGTCAGTTGGATGGGCAAATCCCGTGAAGCGGATGAGGACAGATTCTGGGAAGAGAAGACCAAGCCATATGTAG